A region of the Prunus dulcis unplaced genomic scaffold, ALMONDv2, whole genome shotgun sequence genome:
TCCAAAAGAACATTGCTTGGCTTGAGATCACAATGAACTATCTGTGTTTCGCAATGATTATGAAGATAATCCAATGCACAAGCAACATCAATGGCAATCTCTAGCCTTTGATCTAGATTTAAACTCTTGGGTCCCTCTCTTACCTCTTCAATTTCAGTAGGAGGATGCAGCCACTCCTCTAAGCTTCCTCTGTCCATGTACTTGTAAACCAGAGCCTTGAAGTCATTACCATGAAAGTCAACACTTGAACACGCAGTTATAATCTCGACAAGATTTCGATGCTTGATGTTTCTTAAAGCCTCACATTCGGCCATGAAACTCTTCGATGCTCCATGGCGTAACAAGTTGAACACCTTCACAGCAACAAGTTGATGTTTATCATTATCATCAAGAATTCCTTTGTACGCAGACCCAAAACTGCCTGCCCCAATCAAATTAGCCGAAGAGAACTCGTCAGTAGCTCTTAGAAGAGTAGCATATGACACTTGCAAAAAATGGTTCGCCAATGTGCTCAACGGaatctctttccttttccttcttgaCGAACAGAGGAAGAAATAGGACATCACCATAACTATTCCAAGAAGAGCAACTCCGGAAAGTACTAACGGGATTATTAATTTCAAGCTACGAGATAATCCTCCTTTTCTGGACTTGCACTTGGGCAGTTGCAGATCAGCAATACCTCCACAGAGCTTGGTGTTGCCAGTAATTGAAATCGCACTTGCATTTTTAAAAGCACCTCCTCCAGTTGGTACCGCTCCccaaaattcattgaatgataggTCTAGTTTCTTCAAGAAGACAAAGCCCCCTaagaattttggaatttcacCCGACAAATTGTTGCGAGAAAGGTCTAATTCTCCTATGGCTTTCAACCCAATCATAGATGAGGGAATAGGCCCCTTGAAGAAGTTGCCTTGCAAGTACAAAACTTCTAAACTCTCACATGAACCAAGGCTACTAGGAAGTTCTCCGGATAACATGTTATTAGAAACGTCCAGTACACCTAGACTCTTCAACTTTCCAACCTCCATTGGAAGAGAACCCGTAAGGTTGTTCATCGACAAGTTCAAAAGCACTGATAAGGACGGGAGGCCGATAACTTGTTGAGGTATTGCGCCACTAAGTTTATTATTAGATAAATCCAATAATATCAACCGCTTGCAATTCCCCAGGCTTGAAGGGATGCCGCCCTCAAGATTATTTCCTTGTAAGGAGAGTTCGTATAACTTGGTTAAATTTCCTAAAGAGGACGGAATGCTTCCTGATAATGTATTAAAAGAAATCTCTAATTCCACAAGGCTTGAAAGCTTCTGAATTTCAGTTGGAATGTTACCCGTCAAGCTATTTTCCCTCATTGCCAACGACTCCAAGTTGACTAAGTTTCCTATGTCTGTTGGGATGCTTCCTTGTATTTGGTTTCtctgaaaccaaaaaatttcaagtttggTTGAGAGATTGGATATTGATGTGGGCAACGTTCCTCCAAAATGGTTGTCATTTATAATCAACCGTTTTAACTCTGTGGCATTGGTCAAGTCCGAGAGAAAACTCAAGTCACCATCTGTACCGCTTCCAAGACGATTATCTTCAATGGTGAAATGCTCTAGGTCATGAAGCTTTCGGAAATCTGGCACCTGTCCTGTTAGCTTGTTTTCTTGAACTTGCAATACCTGTAGACTTGTGGCATTTGATAGTGAGGGAGGAAGGGAtccaaaaaatttgttttcagCGATGCTTAGTACTTGGAGATTAGGAAGAGTTTTTCCCAAGTCTGAAGGAAGACTCCCTTGAATTTGATTAAATGCTGCGTCAAAAGTATCAAGAGCAGAGAGGTTATAGATGGAGGGAGGAATGGTACCAGATAAGTTGTTTAAGCCCAAACACAAAAATGTTAAGTTTTTCAATTGGCCTAGAGAAGTAGGGATGCTTCCCACCAagttattttgaaatgcaGCGAGTACCTCGAGAGACGACAGGTTTCCCAAGGAAGGAGGGATCTCTTCTGTTAAATTATTAACTTGTAAAACAAATCTTCGAAGCTTAGACAAGGAGCCAAATTCAGATGGAATTTTACCCACCAACCCGTTGAGACCGAAATTCATGAAGATGAGGTTGGAGCAATATGATATGTTGTATGGAATAGGGCCACTAAATGAGTTGTTGTGTAGAGACAGTACCTGCAATCTATGCAAATGCCCAATTTGTGGAGGGATTTCCTGACTAAAGCTGTTGTTTTGGAGCCATAGTCCCCTTAGGAAACTTAGGTTTCCTATGTGCGCCGATAGGGACCCTGCCAGCTTTTGAGATCCGAGATATAGCCTTGTGACCCTTTGGCGATGGCGTCGACCGCAGGTGACACCGTGCCACGAGCAAAAGTGAATGGATTCATTCCAGGAGCTCAATACATTGTGAGGATCTTGCTTTATTTGAGCTT
Encoded here:
- the LOC117612620 gene encoding probable LRR receptor-like serine/threonine-protein kinase At3g47570, producing MGGNETDRLALLAIKAQIKQDPHNVLSSWNESIHFCSWHGVTCGRRHRQRVTRLYLGSQKLAGSLSAHIGNLSFLRGLWLQNNSFSQEIPPQIGHLHRLQVLSLHNNSFSGPIPYNISYCSNLIFMNFGLNGLVGKIPSEFGSLSKLRRFVLQVNNLTEEIPPSLGNLSSLEVLAAFQNNLVGSIPTSLGQLKNLTFLCLGLNNLSGTIPPSIYNLSALDTFDAAFNQIQGSLPSDLGKTLPNLQVLSIAENKFFGSLPPSLSNATSLQVLQVQENKLTGQVPDFRKLHDLEHFTIEDNRLGSGTDGDLSFLSDLTNATELKRLIINDNHFGGTLPTSISNLSTKLEIFWFQRNQIQGSIPTDIGNLVNLESLAMRENSLTGNIPTEIQKLSSLVELEISFNTLSGSIPSSLGNLTKLYELSLQGNNLEGGIPSSLGNCKRLILLDLSNNKLSGAIPQQVIGLPSLSVLLNLSMNNLTGSLPMEVGKLKSLGVLDVSNNMLSGELPSSLGSCESLEVLYLQGNFFKGPIPSSMIGLKAIGELDLSRNNLSGEIPKFLGGFVFLKKLDLSFNEFWGAVPTGGGAFKNASAISITGNTKLCGGIADLQLPKCKSRKGGLSRSLKLIIPLVLSGVALLGIVMVMSYFFLCSSRRKRKEIPLSTLANHFLQVSYATLLRATDEFSSANLIGAGSFGSAYKGILDDNDKHQLVAVKVFNLLRHGASKSFMAECEALRNIKHRNLVEIITACSSVDFHGNDFKALVYKYMDRGSLEEWLHPPTEIEEVREGPKSLNLDQRLEIAIDVACALDYLHNHCETQIVHCDLKPSNVLLDNEMTGHVSDFGLARFLSQETGINVSNNHTSSIGIKGTVGYAAPEYGMGSEVSTNGDVYSFGILLLEMFAGKRPTDDMFNGDLNLHTYVKMAFPNRVMEIVDSTLFEGGTNETRVQKIEVCLNSIFRIGIECSAESPTDRLKNISDSASELHSIRDVLLG